In Clostridium sp. DL-VIII, the following proteins share a genomic window:
- the helD gene encoding RNA polymerase recycling motor HelD, with protein sequence MNNNDLEWKLEHEWLQEVLKEAQKQFDEKRNFKEKFKSDAIELQRELWEDVGSVSIENGLEQIVGFMQSINTMKIQKRSHEFTRKLEEKYEKVLLSPYFARMDFIEKGEERAEKCYIGISNLINDDFDFLVYDWRAPISSMFYDYEIGGAEYKCPEGTVDGKLTLKRQYKINNGKLEYMFDSNLKIDDEVLQDILSKNTDSKMKAIVTTIQREQNKVIRNDEYKNLIVQGPAGSGKTSVALHRIAYLLYKNRDKITPRNIVIFSPNDIFNEYISNVLPELGEDNMNQTTFKEYMHKALGSELNKENYSEMMEAILTSKKEAAYQIRIDNIKFKASMEFIDILKRYVIFLEKMDRNFKDITFRGKLIISTRDLEELYFKDYVQLPLKRRLQKIRERILFLLKPYEEHRIEEVADELKNSDSYMDKIEIMKHSTARVKDELKQLYYEINRMTEFNLLDIYKKLFENLEFFLRDLNIEYKEKKIDEIKGYTLENLRIRKLNYEDQPPLLYLKGALGDLPKTSEIKYVIIDEAQDYSPLQYEIFYQLFNHASMTILGDLNQSINPFMNVGDYKNISHIFTEDSTCIINLTKSYRSTMEITKFSRRLLKKEIEAQCVERSGEEPLLLGFSDEDAIKEKLLEDIKIYNEKKYKSIGIITRTAKEANEVYNFLKDKIDVKVIVKDDDEYVSDTLIIPSYLAKGLEFDVVLIYNAGNENYNCEEERLLIYTACTRALHILCVYYLGKMTSLIE encoded by the coding sequence ATGAACAATAATGACTTAGAATGGAAACTTGAACATGAATGGCTGCAGGAGGTGCTTAAAGAAGCTCAAAAACAATTTGATGAAAAACGTAATTTCAAAGAAAAATTTAAAAGTGACGCAATTGAACTGCAAAGGGAGTTATGGGAGGATGTAGGTTCTGTTTCTATAGAAAATGGATTAGAACAAATTGTAGGTTTCATGCAGTCTATTAATACCATGAAAATACAGAAGAGAAGCCATGAGTTCACAAGAAAGCTTGAGGAAAAATACGAAAAAGTACTTTTGTCACCATATTTTGCAAGGATGGATTTTATTGAAAAAGGTGAGGAGAGGGCTGAAAAGTGCTATATAGGAATATCCAATCTTATTAATGATGATTTTGACTTTCTAGTATATGACTGGAGAGCTCCAATTTCTAGCATGTTTTATGATTATGAAATTGGAGGAGCAGAGTATAAATGCCCTGAAGGAACTGTAGATGGGAAACTCACCCTTAAAAGGCAGTATAAGATTAATAATGGTAAACTTGAGTATATGTTTGACAGCAACCTTAAGATAGATGACGAAGTATTACAGGATATCTTGAGCAAAAACACTGATAGCAAGATGAAGGCTATTGTAACAACTATACAAAGAGAGCAGAATAAAGTGATTCGTAATGATGAGTATAAAAACCTGATTGTTCAGGGGCCTGCTGGAAGTGGGAAAACATCTGTTGCTCTTCATAGAATTGCCTATCTTTTATATAAGAATAGAGATAAAATAACTCCTCGAAATATAGTGATATTTTCTCCAAACGACATTTTCAATGAGTATATTTCTAATGTATTACCTGAACTTGGAGAAGATAATATGAATCAGACTACGTTTAAGGAGTATATGCACAAAGCCTTAGGCAGTGAGCTTAACAAAGAAAATTATAGCGAAATGATGGAGGCTATTTTAACCTCAAAGAAGGAAGCAGCTTATCAAATAAGGATCGATAATATAAAATTTAAAGCTTCAATGGAATTTATAGATATATTAAAGAGGTACGTAATCTTCCTAGAAAAAATGGATAGAAACTTTAAAGATATAACATTTAGAGGCAAGCTGATAATTTCTACGCGGGATTTAGAAGAACTGTATTTCAAAGATTATGTACAGCTGCCACTAAAGAGGAGGCTTCAAAAGATAAGGGAGAGAATTTTATTTCTTTTAAAACCTTATGAAGAACATCGGATAGAAGAAGTAGCTGATGAACTTAAGAATTCGGATTCGTATATGGATAAAATTGAAATTATGAAACATAGTACAGCTAGAGTAAAGGACGAGCTAAAACAGCTTTATTATGAAATCAATAGAATGACAGAGTTTAATTTACTGGATATTTATAAAAAGCTATTTGAGAACCTAGAGTTTTTCTTAAGAGATTTAAATATTGAATACAAGGAGAAAAAAATTGATGAAATAAAAGGCTATACTTTAGAAAACCTAAGGATACGAAAGCTTAATTATGAGGATCAGCCGCCACTCTTATATCTAAAAGGTGCACTGGGAGATCTTCCTAAAACCTCAGAAATTAAATACGTTATTATTGACGAGGCCCAGGACTATTCACCGCTGCAATATGAAATTTTTTATCAGCTCTTTAACCATGCAAGTATGACTATACTTGGAGATTTAAATCAATCCATAAACCCATTCATGAATGTAGGCGATTATAAGAATATCTCTCATATATTCACAGAAGATAGTACCTGCATAATAAATTTAACTAAAAGCTACAGATCCACAATGGAAATTACTAAGTTTTCAAGAAGGCTGCTAAAAAAGGAGATTGAGGCTCAATGTGTAGAAAGAAGTGGAGAAGAGCCTTTACTTCTTGGATTTTCAGATGAAGATGCAATAAAAGAAAAACTTCTTGAAGATATAAAAATATATAATGAGAAAAAATATAAATCCATTGGTATCATAACAAGAACCGCAAAGGAAGCAAATGAGGTATATAATTTCTTAAAAGATAAGATTGACGTTAAGGTAATAGTGAAGGATGATGATGAATATGTGAGTGATACCTTGATAATCCCTTCTTATCTTGCTAAAGGATTAGAATTTGATGTAGTGCTTATATATAATGCAGGAAATGAAAATTACAATTGTGAGGAGGAGAGGCTTTTGATTTACACTGCTTGTACCAGAGCACTCCATATTTTATGCGTATACTACTTAGGAAAGATGACATCATTGATTGAGTAA